The DNA region AGTCGCAATTGATTACCGTTCACGGCAAAGATATTGCGCGGCTCCGTTTAGTCCCAGGCCAGTAGTCCCTTCTAACTTCGGACTCCTCGCCCCCTCGAGGCTGCCGGTGCTTGCGAAAGAAGACGGGCCACGAAGATGTTTGCAAAGGAGCGCGTCTCCGGTACCGCGCATCCAGCGGAGGGTAGCGCCAAGAGAAATTAGGCCGCGTCCTCAGCCGTTCCTCCGCGACACTTCTAGCTGTGACTGTCGGCGAAGTTGACAGAGTATCGCCAGCGACGCACCCCTCGCGTGAATTAAACAGCTTAGATAATGGAATATCTAACGAAGAGATTCGTTGGCATCGGGTGGCAGGGGCTGGGTTTAATTAATGTCAACGACTTATAGCAGGGCTTGAATGCTCCGAAACGAGTTCACCAGGCCAACCCTACATGCCGATCCACAAGGAATCGCTAATTCGGCACACACACCGGCGCGACACTCACGGTATGCCGTTTGTGGTATCCAAATGCAATATACCAGCGCGTGTGTCGCGCGCACACGGTGCAGCCCTCGCTCCCGTGTTCGTCGTATCGGCTAGTTCGCTGGATACGCTTGAAATGGAACTGAACGAAACGCAATTAGGAGAGGAAAACTATATAGGGAAAAACGCTCGTGCTGGAAATTGTTTAGTTATACACTAGCCAGACCACCTTGATCAAGTCACTCTGTTTAGAGAAAGTTTGTCCCATCTCCAAACCCAATTGAGATGCGGAAACACAAATCTCCATAAACCTAAGGAGCCCTTGACTTGCATTGTCGTCCTCGGATCGCCGAGTTTTTTCTTGACGCATCCCAGACCTCGAAGGTCAAGTTCTTGAGGGCCCACCATGGGTCCGACCGTTTCAACGGTTTTCGCCAGCAAGTAGGCCGTTGGTGAAATCAAGGCCCGGGGTTTTTCCCACGCGTTGCCAAGCCGTTACCACCAAGCGGAGGAGTCTAACGCCAACGCATCCCACTCCGGAAGACACGCAAAGGGCGCAATGGAAGGGTGTTGCGATGTCGCGAGACGCTGATTGGACAAGGCCCATTTTTCCAGACCAGGAAGGAGGGCTGAGAGACTTGGAGGAAAGCTCAGCGACGAGCCGTGACCAGATCGCAATAGATATTCAGAAAAACCTCATCGAACCTATCGAACGCTACAGATCTCACTATTATAGTAATAGACCTTGCGTACGAACAAGTACACTTAGATAGTAAATATAGTTAAgttaaatttattgttaaaataaatggttttgaatcgattgaacATTGTCCCTCTACAAGGGTGGTCCTTCATAGTCGGCAAATAGTTTGCAATCTTAACAAACCCTGAACGAGTCTAACTCATCCAAAGggaattaacaaaatactagaAAAACAGTAGAGAATTTGGTGGTTTCTCAGATAGCTCCTTAAGGGGGTGGGAGGTTTGTAGAGTTGGAACGTATTAATCTGTAAGCGTTCCCTTGCCCTTGCACCAGGAGCGTAGGAGACTGGAACGCGCGCGCGGTAATTACAGCGCAAGACTGTTTGAGGTAATGTCGCGACATTTCCGACGAACATCGCCGGTGTATGCGTACCTAACATACCCTCTGCCCTACATCCCGCCACTATTAGTGCTTTTAATGCATTAATTTTTGCCCGTCCATCGTCTCGCGCCTCGTTTAAACTCAACGAGACTGTCTCGTTAGCGATTCGCATGCACCAAAGGGTAACGAGCGTCGGTCAGATTGCACCGGACCTGCGCACTGATAGGCACTTGGAGATCTGCGAGAAAAGCTGAAAGATTTAGGAGATTCGAAGATTTGGTCGCGGTACGTACCTATGGAGAAATAATACACGTAGTTGGTTCGCAAGAGCATCGGTTCTCTCTCGCGGATGCTCGCGGCCTCGATTCTCGCCCCTAATGTCTGTTGTCCCTTTGCGTTTGTTTGCACCGGTGCGCACCTGCTTGTCCTCAAGTATCCTCGATGGAGAAGCGAGAAGCCTCGCTTTGACGCGCGGGATTTGTTACTGAGCTGCTCCCGACATTTCCTGGGCGTCCCCGTAAAATATACGCGGGCACTTTCACACTATGCAAATGTGACTGCTATGCGCTGCcgtggaaataaaaatagagAGCACCGAGCGGGAGAAAATGGAGCTGCATACGAAAGGAAGCGTGAACCACCGCGCGCATCCCGGTAGCAGCGTCAAACTACATCCGAAAATTGAATAACTTATGATGCACCCAATCAACTACCTTTccgttattttctttcttctcgaCCGGTATGCGCACTCGTAGGAAAGTCTGTAACAGCGTTTCCTATGGAAACCttgtaaaagaaattgaaaactcCGTTGGTACTGCTGTTCCTAATCCTGTTCTTAGTTGCACGGTAACTAAGTAACGCTAAAGTTGCGCGTACATACGTCCTTACCTTTCGCAAGCAAATatcgcgcaatttttttttcagtgcAACGCTGCGGTCGGTGTGAAGGCATTTTTCGATATGATGCACAGTGGACCGCACAAGGTGATGCTGTTCGGAGCAGCTTGCACGCACGTCACCGATCCTATCGCCAAGGCGTCCAAGCATTGGCGCCTCACGCAGGTAGGTGGAGAAAATTGCACGAAAGATCGTTGAGTGCATAAGGGGGTGACAGAGTTGAAGTGAGAACAAGCTATATTGTTGGCGAGCGATGCTGCGTCACGAGCAGCTTCGCCAAAGACGCATTAATTATGTAGCGAAAGGAAGCCCAACGAGCTAGACGCCTACTCTACGTAGCATCGTTCGCATTCAAATTTCAAACATTAGAtacacactagggtggctcttatctgctcttggtgaaatttttcttcaaaattttcttcgcaGCACCCCccggaatagttccaaataatgaaaagaaaatctgtgtaaagtttgagccgatcggataacgggaaaaggtgcctcCGGGtgcttgaacatttaaataattatgtaacagctcacgaagtcgattttatataatatcctccaagttattgattacagaaaaaaatatgtcaaacaaaagttgtagatccagacaaggagcattttTTATgtcctattactttttctcgtgcgacaaacggtttccgagaaacttccgaaaaactaaaagacaaatttctatttttaaaattttaaaagttgaaatccttctcgaacactttttatttatgaaggcgaagaaaaagcttgtaatttttattttcccgtTATACAATCGGgctgaaactttacacagatttgttttttaattatgtggAACTATTCttgggggtgccgcgaagaaaattcaaaagtgtaACATGCACGCGCATCTTTCAATCGCGCTAATGCCCGTACCGCTACCAAACAACTGGCCCCTTTCGGTTGCAGCTCAGCTACGCGGACACGCATCCGATGTTCACGAGCAATAGCTTCCCGAACTTCTTTAGGGTGGTGCCGTCCGAGAACGCGTTCAACGCCCCCCGCGTGGCACTTTTGATACACTTTAACTGGACGAGGGTCGGTACGATTTACCAAAACGAGCCGAGATATGCTCTGGTAAGTGCTACTAGCTTCACAAAAACGCGGTAGTAAGTAATAGGAAGCTCATCGCATCGCATCGACTAGATCCGGTGAGCCGACGGGCGCGACTCAACTTCTCACCGTCAGAATCCCGGTGAACTTTGGGCATTACCGTTCCCACCGTGTTCCTGGGCAAACTTGCACGCCGCGATGCACACTATGCATACCTAAGTTCTACTGCGTTAACGTCCAACTTTGATCATTAATAATTGAAAGGGTTGGCGACCGAAAACATTAAGCGATCATTCGGTTTTGCGTACACGCGGCTCGGTACGGGAACGTCATCTTTGCCGTTCGAACGAGAGGCTGGGGCGTAAACGCCAGCGATCTCGGCTTGCCGTCCCTTTCGTTCGCGTTCAACGGAGCGTCGTTCCGTTTGTCCACAGGCGCACAATCGATTAGTCGCCGATTTAGATGACAACAAGATGGAAGTGGTGGAGACTCAAAGCTTCGCCACCGAAGTGTCGTCGGCTCTGGAGAAGCTGAAGGAGAAGGACGTTCGGATAATATTAGGGAACTTTAACGAAATCTGGGCGCGACGTATATTCTGCGAGGCCTACAAGTGCGTACTCGAGATAGATTTTCTGCGTAATGCCGCGTGGATCGGCTCACGTTGCTCACGTCGCTCACGTCGTCACGGCTGGTTAGGAAAGCTTGGTTCGAGGGAATCGCAATCGTTTACAGATTCGGCATGTTCGGAAGGAAATACCAATGGGTAATCATGGGCACGTACGGGGAGAAGTGGTGGCTTCTACCCGACGGCGGTTGTGCACCCTCGGAACTCTCGGAGGCTCTGCACGGTGCCATTCTAACGGACTTGCTGCCCTTAACGACAGAGGAGCGGTACACTGTGTCCGGCATCGTAAGTAAAATGCCTCAGTCGCCCCTGGTTCTGGGACCTGTACCCTCTATGTACGTAGCTATGTAGATACCTACTTGAATAGCTacgcgcgtttttttttttctctcctttcgGCCGGGAGGGATACCTACGGACGAAGGCGATGAATCGTCCAGAAATTTTCAACGTTTCCCGTTGGAACGTTTTACAGACGCCAGATCAATATCGGGTCGAGTACGACTCGAGACGAGGCACGGAGTATTCAAGATTCCACGGATACACGTACGATGGTATATGGGCGGTCGCTTTGGCCATACAACACGTGGCGCGTAGGATAAGACACTATCGTCGCAATCAGACCATATCGGATTTCAGATACAGGGACGTACTTTGGGAGAAGCTTTTCCTCGAGGCTCTCAGGAATACCAGTTTCGAGGGAGTGACGGTGAGCAAAATCAGCACCCAGACGCCTTAATACCTATACTCTATATTAATTTGCACGACGACGGGCCACGATACAAGTATTTCTATCCATTTAGTTCTCTGTAATTTCTCTGCTGCTATTTCGCCGTCGATCCACCGATCAACCAACAGACGAAAATGATACCTAATGTATATACGTTCCGCGTTAAAATTAAAGGAACGCtataatttctcaaaaattttggtcattttcaaGTGGCTGTATATCTGCGAAAAATGggcgcaaaaaatatttaaagaagcaTTTTAACGCTTAGTTTTTGAAGCAAAGACTCAAATCTtgggagaaaaatatttttatccgaacTCCTCGCAATGGCAAAAACTGCGCTTCGATAACTGGTATTAGCACCACGCAAAgcgataaaaatgtttttcttaaattttgtaaatcttttctttttactaaaatGACATTGAACTAACAAAAAGTGCAACAATCGTTCAAAAGCCGCAAGAACAAAAATCCTAGATCTAACCCAGactatttttcgcagagatacagccatttgaaagtgactaaaattttcaggaaattatAGTGTTACTTTAATTTTCGCGCGGAGTGGGGTTGCGCGCCGGTAAGTTTCGGGGGCGCGGTGCGACGTACTAGTTACCTATGTAACGGCATCAACAGAGTTGAAACGCGATGTATCGTGAGCGGAATATTCTTGCAAGTTCCGCGGGGGAAAATTGGAAATTGTAGCGCGACGCGTGGAATAGCATCATCGTTTCGACGGAACCGCGTCGGGGATCACGAGCGCAGAGATCTGAAATGAGTGTGCTTGATGTTTGCAGGGGCCCGTACGTTTCTACGATAACGAAAGAAAAGCGTACATTCTGTTAAAACAGTTTCAAAGTGAGTATGCGACGAAAGGCTATCGGAAATTTGCGATATTTGTATGTGTTCTGCTATTACAGGCGGCAGCGAGGTGAAGGTGGGAGAATTCGACGGCGTGACCGGTGTCTTGGACCTGGCAAGGGGTCAGCCTTTGGTCTGGAGAGGAAGATCACCCCCAAAAGATCGAACTCTTCATATCATCGAGCAATCCACCGTAAATATTACAATCTATGCCGTGATAACTTCGGCGGCTAGCGTGGGTATCATCATGGCGGCCATTTTTCTTGCCATcaatattaaatacagaaatcaAAGGTGATTATTCGAGACACGGTTCCTCTGAAATCAACTCGGTAGGACGTAGAATATGTACATACCTATATTGATCGCGTTGCCAAGTAGCGGTGCGAAACTCCGAAATGAAATTTACACGATTGTCGAACGGAAGCTGCTCGCTTGTTGTTGCATTTCGGTAAACGCACCGGTGTGCGTTAACAGAGGATAGAtaagtatgtatgtacctaGCACGCGGGGACCGACCACTCGCTCCCGCGTCCCTTAAGATTCGCATTTCGCCCGAGAGATTGTCGATCGCGGGTTTCCTCCTCACTCGTGCCCACCGCATTCTATGTTTCCTCTCATGACCGACCATCTTCAACGTTTCAGATATATAAAAATGTCATCGCCGCATTTAAACAACCTCATTATCGTCGGATGCATGCTGACCTACAGCAGTGTAATTTTCCTTGGATTAGATTCACAGCTGTCCAGCATAACGGCATTTCCATATATTTGCACCGCGAGAGCATGGCTACTGATGGCTGGTTTCTCGTTGGCCTTTGGTTCCATGTTCTCGAAAACATGGCGGGTACATTCCATCTTCACCGAtgtgaagctgaataaaaaggTGAGCGGCGGCCGGTTGCTGGCGAGTCGATGCCCGCATTACGCTCCCAATAAAAACGCCTGCCCTCTCGTCTCTTAGGTCATAAAGGATTACCAATTATTTATGGTGGTCGGGGTATTGTTGTTTATCGATTTGGGGATTATGACGACATGGCAGGTTGCGGACCCGTTCTACAGGGAAACGAAACAAATGGAGCCCTACGTATGTAACGACGTTGATTAAAAGTAAAGCTGCACAGGCCGGTAACTCCTAACACGCGGTAATAATGTATCCCCGTATCCTTCTGTTGTTAGCCTCATCCATCCAGCGAAGACATTATCATAATACCGGAGAACGAGTACTGTCAGAGCAATCGGATGACCGTCTACTTGAGCTGTATATACGCGTACAAGGGTCTTTTAATGGTGCGTAATTCGTCAGCGCATCGCAACCAGCTGAGCCCGCTCAACTAAACATTCTCGCCCGTATGATATCGCAGATATTTGGCGCTTTCTTGGCATGGGAGACGAGACACGTCAGTATTCCAGCGCTAAACGACAGCAAGTACGTCGGAATGAGCGTCTACAACGTCGTCATCATGTGCGTGACCGGAGCAGCGATTAGCTTCGTGTTGGCCGACAAACAAGACGCCATGTTCATAATGCTGGCGGTGTTCATAATATTCTGCAGTACAGCTACCCTCTGCCTGGTTTTTGTGCCGAAGGTACCTTCCGCAAACGCAAACAGATCCCTCCCTTCCGGATCCACTTGTAACAGCCTTCTTTTCCACGCCAGCTCATAGAACTGCGAAGAAACCCAGAAGGAGCGATAGACACACGAATCAGAGCCACTCTGAGGCCCATGTCGAAGACGCGCAGAGACTCGAGCGTCAGTGAACTGGAGGAACGCCTTAAAGAAGCTACGCTGGCCAACCAAAAGTTTCACAAGCAACTGTTGGAAAAGGATTCGGAATTGCAGGTAAGCGAGGAAATCATATGAATTATAAAAGCTTGCGGAATGCGGATGGGGAGACTGGGAGAGGAGTAGGTAACGCGCGACACGGCGGGAAAGGACGCTAACTATGTTTCTGATCGCAGATGTTCCTCAGAAGACTCGATGACCAAGCTACGCTGGACACGCAGGACGCAATGGACAGACTGACGGTGCCGAGGCACGAGGGCACGATTAAGAAAGAGGGTAACGATTTCGCTGCTACATAGGCGCTGCTACCTGTCGAGATCTCGATGTGTATTTTGGTGGTTCTGCCGTAGGCTTGTCCATAACTACGGAGACAACGGATATTTCGATGTCGATGTGCAGCCTGAATTCGACGACGATCTCTCAGCCGGATGGTGAATACGCGAACGCGACCGCGACCATGCCCGAACCACACACCGTCAAGTACGTAGGAAGTTCCAACTAGGAACGCGATGGCGCAGAGGCAAAGCGAGTCTGCAACTTTTCTTCTTCGCAGGAAGAAGACGTCCTTCTCGAAAGTCCCCGCGATCGCGATCGACAGCGAACGAGTGCCATTGGTGCCGCAAGAGAACGCCGCGAAGGAAATTACGAGGAGCGCGTCATCGGCACCAGCATCAGCGGCAGGGCACGCTCCGAAACACGCGGGGGACGATTCTGGGCGCAGGAGGAGTCGCTCTAGCTGCCCCGGGAGAGAGAGCGAACCTCTTATCGAGAGAAGTCCCGAGTCTCGTCTGAACGGTAAGACCAACGTGGAATTCGTGCCGGAAATCGTCGAGGAAGGCGACGCCGTTATCCTCGAGGAGACCGAAATTCCCAGGCACGTTAAACCGATTCGATGCAAAGAGGACCGCACGTCCTGGCTGCCGACGCCCCCGCCCACGGCTCCGGCCGCCAAAAATGTCTCCTTCGGCGAGCTACACGAGCAGAACTACCTCGAGCAAGCGATCTTGCCCCCGCCGCTGCAATTCGTGCCGAAACATCGACACGCCGGTGAGTACTCGTAACTCGTACAATTTCTCCAGCGAGGCGCGGTGGTCCAATTGTCTTGGCGCGATCTCTGACTGTTGGTCAACTTGGCCCCGTTCCGTTCTCTTCCATTGGGCGCAGCTGTGTCGAACGCGTCTTCCCATCAGTCGCTGAAAAGGAGATCGTCGGTGAAGAACAACGGAATGGCCCATTCCCATCACGAGCTGTTCCAGAGTCGAAGGACCAGCGTGCCGGTCAATTCCATCAGCTACATCTCCACCGAGAACGTGTCCAAGTCCGAGAGGACGGACGTTTCGCTGGGCTCCTTCGACAAGTCTTACGTGATAGGCGAGTGCGGCCATAGACGAGCGCTGTTGGGCGGCACCGGCTACCGATGCGAGAAACACGGTGGCCGGGGTCACTCTCACGCGGCGTTCAACGGCTCGGCCGAAACACCACCGGTACCGAGAAGGCAACGGAGGCACTACGACTCGCAGAACGCCAGTTCCCCGAGCGTGCCTGCGATGGTGAACGCGAGCTACTCCGACACCGGTGAGCACTTGTAGCCTAGACTGATTAAACCCTCTCCGTTAAACACGCTTCTAACCGTGGACGTGGTATACGATTTCAGAGAAGTACGACGAGGCTGTGTCGACCATCATCCAGCGGTCCGTGTCCGAGAGGTCGCGGGAGAAATGCACTCGTCTGCGTAGTAACGACGGTGGCCACCCGGTGATCGAGTGTCCTCATCGCGCCGCTCGGCGAATACGGGAGTGCAGGCACACGGAGTCGAAGCTTCGGCAGCAGGCTCGGCTCGAGTACGTACAGAGCACACCGAACGTGGCCACCATTCACAATAACAAATTTGCCAGTGCGAATCCACGCGGTGGCGGAGGCGTTagcggcggcggtggcggtggcgaTGGAGATGGAGATGTCGGTAGTGCTGGTGGTGTTGGTGGTATCGGTGGCGTTGGAGGTCGCGGTGGAGGTCGCGGTGGTGGAAGAAGTCGCGGCGTTGGCGGGATGGCCGGATCCGTGGCCGCCAGTTCGGACGTTGTCGGTGGTTCGACGGTAAACGTCTCCAAGATGTACAGTGCTGTGTCAGACGGCGAGTTACTCGATCTGGCGATTCTGCCTATCTTTCAGAAGCTGCTCACCGAGAGGCACAAGAGCTCGTCGAGAACCGGCTACGGCGCGAGCGTGGCCAGCTGCCCGAATATATCCATCAAATGCGACATCGTCGAGTATCTTTAACGATCTTCCAGCAATTAGTTTCGAAGTCGGCGCGGCATTGCTGTTACGGGCTGTAATATTTATCGTGGAAGACGTCCGGCTGTTGCGGGGTATCGTGTTCTTATCCTAGACCCGTGAAGTTATCGGTCGACAAGCCTCGTTTGTTCGTAAACCGCACAGACAATTATTGATCGAGCAAACATTCGATCACCACCGTCAGCTCGCATACTCGCGGATTCGAATCGGTGACGCGTGACCGCGTCCATGTCGCAACGACACTCGATCATCTCGCTCGATAGTAATCAATCGTATCGTACGGACTTTTGCAAGCGAACACACAGCTAGTCCATATCGTTCGTACAATATTATGCGTGTTATGTGTGATAACgcaccgacgcgacgcggcgcgcCGCGTCGCGAACACACCGTACGTACATCCCCGGACGCGACGCGTTTTCACGTACCGCGAACTACTACTCTCGCTAGATCtcgaataaacaattttttatataagcgAACTTTTAACCTAAGTAATACGTACTCGAAAGGAAAGGGAAAAACCTGAACGGGGATGCCGGCCTTTGTTCAATGCTCCAGAGGATTTGTATTTTTCATTAATAGCCAGTCCAGTTATTACAGTTATTACGTACAGTCTGTGTCCATCAGAGAACTTTCTAATCCAACGTTTCCGATCGAACGTAACGCACTTTTCTTCTACAGCCCTCGACTCTCAACAGATTTCGTTC from Andrena cerasifolii isolate SP2316 chromosome 13, iyAndCera1_principal, whole genome shotgun sequence includes:
- the Gaba-b-r2 gene encoding gamma-aminobutyric acid type B receptor subunit 2 isoform X2, whose protein sequence is MTGATVPRRFRQRCWRRLLATAYMCASVLWLEGILTCGGQKPINLGGVKRRDVYIAGFFPYGNDVPESHVGRGVMPSVKLAVDHINEDPSVLRNYRLHMWWNDTECNAAVGVKAFFDMMHSGPHKVMLFGAACTHVTDPIAKASKHWRLTQLSYADTHPMFTSNSFPNFFRVVPSENAFNAPRVALLIHFNWTRVGTIYQNEPRYALAHNRLVADLDDNKMEVVETQSFATEVSSALEKLKEKDVRIILGNFNEIWARRIFCEAYKFGMFGRKYQWVIMGTYGEKWWLLPDGGCAPSELSEALHGAILTDLLPLTTEERYTVSGITPDQYRVEYDSRRGTEYSRFHGYTYDGIWAVALAIQHVARRIRHYRRNQTISDFRYRDVLWEKLFLEALRNTSFEGVTGPVRFYDNERKAYILLKQFQSGSEVKVGEFDGVTGVLDLARGQPLVWRGRSPPKDRTLHIIEQSTVNITIYAVITSAASVGIIMAAIFLAINIKYRNQRYIKMSSPHLNNLIIVGCMLTYSSVIFLGLDSQLSSITAFPYICTARAWLLMAGFSLAFGSMFSKTWRVHSIFTDVKLNKKVIKDYQLFMVVGVLLFIDLGIMTTWQVADPFYRETKQMEPYPHPSSEDIIIIPENEYCQSNRMTVYLSCIYAYKGLLMIFGAFLAWETRHVSIPALNDSKYVGMSVYNVVIMCVTGAAISFVLADKQDAMFIMLAVFIIFCSTATLCLVFVPKLIELRRNPEGAIDTRIRATLRPMSKTRRDSSVSELEERLKEATLANQKFHKQLLEKDSELQMFLRRLDDQATLDTQDAMDRLTVPRHEGTIKKEGLSITTETTDISMSMCSLNSTTISQPDGEYANATATMPEPHTVKKKTSFSKVPAIAIDSERVPLVPQENAAKEITRSASSAPASAAGHAPKHAGDDSGRRRSRSSCPGRESEPLIERSPESRLNGKTNVEFVPEIVEEGDAVILEETEIPRHVKPIRCKEDRTSWLPTPPPTAPAAKNVSFGELHEQNYLEQAILPPPLQFVPKHRHAAVSNASSHQSLKRRSSVKNNGMAHSHHELFQSRRTSVPVNSISYISTENVSKSERTDVSLGSFDKSYVIGECGHRRALLGGTGYRCEKHGGRGHSHAAFNGSAETPPVPRRQRRHYDSQNASSPSVPAMVNASYSDTEKYDEAVSTIIQRSVSERSREKCTRLRSNDGGHPVIECPHRAARRIRECRHTESKLRQQARLEYVQSTPNVATIHNNKFASANPRGGGGVSGGGGGGDGDGDVGSAGGVGGIGGVGGRGGGRGGGRSRGVGGMAGSVAASSDVVGGSTKLLTERHKSSSRTGYGASVASCPNISIKCDIVEYL
- the Gaba-b-r2 gene encoding gamma-aminobutyric acid type B receptor subunit 2 isoform X3; translated protein: MMHSGPHKVMLFGAACTHVTDPIAKASKHWRLTQLSYADTHPMFTSNSFPNFFRVVPSENAFNAPRVALLIHFNWTRVGTIYQNEPRYALAHNRLVADLDDNKMEVVETQSFATEVSSALEKLKEKDVRIILGNFNEIWARRIFCEAYKFGMFGRKYQWVIMGTYGEKWWLLPDGGCAPSELSEALHGAILTDLLPLTTEERYTVSGITPDQYRVEYDSRRGTEYSRFHGYTYDGIWAVALAIQHVARRIRHYRRNQTISDFRYRDVLWEKLFLEALRNTSFEGVTGPVRFYDNERKAYILLKQFQSGSEVKVGEFDGVTGVLDLARGQPLVWRGRSPPKDRTLHIIEQSTVNITIYAVITSAASVGIIMAAIFLAINIKYRNQRYIKMSSPHLNNLIIVGCMLTYSSVIFLGLDSQLSSITAFPYICTARAWLLMAGFSLAFGSMFSKTWRVHSIFTDVKLNKKVIKDYQLFMVVGVLLFIDLGIMTTWQVADPFYRETKQMEPYPHPSSEDIIIIPENEYCQSNRMTVYLSCIYAYKGLLMIFGAFLAWETRHVSIPALNDSKYVGMSVYNVVIMCVTGAAISFVLADKQDAMFIMLAVFIIFCSTATLCLVFVPKLIELRRNPEGAIDTRIRATLRPMSKTRRDSSVSELEERLKEATLANQKFHKQLLEKDSELQMFLRRLDDQATLDTQDAMDRLTVPRHEGTIKKEGLSITTETTDISMSMCSLNSTTISQPDGEYANATATMPEPHTVKKKTSFSKVPAIAIDSERVPLVPQENAAKEITRSASSAPASAAGHAPKHAGDDSGRRRSRSSCPGRESEPLIERSPESRLNGKTNVEFVPEIVEEGDAVILEETEIPRHVKPIRCKEDRTSWLPTPPPTAPAAKNVSFGELHEQNYLEQAILPPPLQFVPKHRHAAVSNASSHQSLKRRSSVKNNGMAHSHHELFQSRRTSVPVNSISYISTENVSKSERTDVSLGSFDKSYVIGECGHRRALLGGTGYRCEKHGGRGHSHAAFNGSAETPPVPRRQRRHYDSQNASSPSVPAMVNASYSDTEKYDEAVSTIIQRSVSERSREKCTRLRSNDGGHPVIECPHRAARRIRECRHTESKLRQQARLEYVQSTPNVATIHNNKFASANPRGGGGVSGGGGGGDGDGDVGSAGGVGGIGGVGGRGGGRGGGRSRGVGGMAGSVAASSDVVGGSTVNVSKMYSAVSDGELLDLAILPIFQKLLTERHKSSSRTGYGASVASCPNISIKCDIVEYL
- the Gaba-b-r2 gene encoding gamma-aminobutyric acid type B receptor subunit 2 isoform X1, which codes for MTGATVPRRFRQRCWRRLLATAYMCASVLWLEGILTCGGQKPINLGGVKRRDVYIAGFFPYGNDVPESHVGRGVMPSVKLAVDHINEDPSVLRNYRLHMWWNDTECNAAVGVKAFFDMMHSGPHKVMLFGAACTHVTDPIAKASKHWRLTQLSYADTHPMFTSNSFPNFFRVVPSENAFNAPRVALLIHFNWTRVGTIYQNEPRYALAHNRLVADLDDNKMEVVETQSFATEVSSALEKLKEKDVRIILGNFNEIWARRIFCEAYKFGMFGRKYQWVIMGTYGEKWWLLPDGGCAPSELSEALHGAILTDLLPLTTEERYTVSGITPDQYRVEYDSRRGTEYSRFHGYTYDGIWAVALAIQHVARRIRHYRRNQTISDFRYRDVLWEKLFLEALRNTSFEGVTGPVRFYDNERKAYILLKQFQSGSEVKVGEFDGVTGVLDLARGQPLVWRGRSPPKDRTLHIIEQSTVNITIYAVITSAASVGIIMAAIFLAINIKYRNQRYIKMSSPHLNNLIIVGCMLTYSSVIFLGLDSQLSSITAFPYICTARAWLLMAGFSLAFGSMFSKTWRVHSIFTDVKLNKKVIKDYQLFMVVGVLLFIDLGIMTTWQVADPFYRETKQMEPYPHPSSEDIIIIPENEYCQSNRMTVYLSCIYAYKGLLMIFGAFLAWETRHVSIPALNDSKYVGMSVYNVVIMCVTGAAISFVLADKQDAMFIMLAVFIIFCSTATLCLVFVPKLIELRRNPEGAIDTRIRATLRPMSKTRRDSSVSELEERLKEATLANQKFHKQLLEKDSELQMFLRRLDDQATLDTQDAMDRLTVPRHEGTIKKEGLSITTETTDISMSMCSLNSTTISQPDGEYANATATMPEPHTVKKKTSFSKVPAIAIDSERVPLVPQENAAKEITRSASSAPASAAGHAPKHAGDDSGRRRSRSSCPGRESEPLIERSPESRLNGKTNVEFVPEIVEEGDAVILEETEIPRHVKPIRCKEDRTSWLPTPPPTAPAAKNVSFGELHEQNYLEQAILPPPLQFVPKHRHAAVSNASSHQSLKRRSSVKNNGMAHSHHELFQSRRTSVPVNSISYISTENVSKSERTDVSLGSFDKSYVIGECGHRRALLGGTGYRCEKHGGRGHSHAAFNGSAETPPVPRRQRRHYDSQNASSPSVPAMVNASYSDTEKYDEAVSTIIQRSVSERSREKCTRLRSNDGGHPVIECPHRAARRIRECRHTESKLRQQARLEYVQSTPNVATIHNNKFASANPRGGGGVSGGGGGGDGDGDVGSAGGVGGIGGVGGRGGGRGGGRSRGVGGMAGSVAASSDVVGGSTVNVSKMYSAVSDGELLDLAILPIFQKLLTERHKSSSRTGYGASVASCPNISIKCDIVEYL